In Deltaproteobacteria bacterium, the DNA window CCATTTTCTGCATGCGTTGCAGGACGGCAATCTCTTTGCCCCCCATCTGTTTTACCTCCAGAGTGCCCATCTTTTTGACCAACACCATGTCCTGATCATAAAAGACATGTTCCAGCAAAACATAGTCGTCACGGATCGCCAGCACTTCCTTGCCCCATACAACAGGCGCGCTGTCAAAGGGGGTGGCTTCTACAATGAGGACTTTCCGGCCCTCCCTGGTTTCCGTGCCCAACAACCTGTGCGTATATAAGTGAACAAGGTCATCTGCCCTGGCAATGTCATTGTTGGAAAAATCCGACCCCATCCAGCTCTGGTACATCATACTGGATGGAATCTTGATAATCCGATTTATCTTTGGCGAAAAAGTCCACATCTTGTTGTCCGCCAGTAGCGTGCTATTGCCTGCATCCTTGGCCGGGGAAACCACA includes these proteins:
- a CDS encoding outer membrane lipoprotein-sorting protein; the protein is MVSYRFKYRWVTLVLCLCATARPAYGDEAAKLVKAAIDYWRDVSSYSVTDMTIHRPKWERTMSLRVWTRGEKESLVRVVSPAKDAGNSTLLADNKMWTFSPKINRIIKIPSSMMYQSWMGSDFSNNDIARADDLVHLYTHRLLGTETREGRKVLIVEATPFDSAPVVWGKEVLAIRDDYVLLEHVFYDQDMVLVKKMGTLEVKQMGGKEIAVLQRMQKMDKPDEWTQIFVKEARFGINIPGNTFTLSNLRNPRR